Proteins found in one Acidobacteriota bacterium genomic segment:
- a CDS encoding VWA domain-containing protein: MKWRIGGPAMCVLAVAGVLSAQTAPQQPQQPLFRSGVQVVEVDVRVFDRDGRFVHDLTKDDFELVEGGSAQQIQTVFLVDEGGATLLPATPAPADEPATPPARAAVPGARHTWIFFFDLNHLTPGGGFDRARQAVHDFIRDRFKQGDLGGVVDGTRMVNNRLTSVREELVAAASSVKPLNERRRLYMEMSREWPPLLDEYEVWQISRNDRDALQRAVIRACSEDPNACGRVDPEPQIRAKAQRVHSELQRSSMQTLNAVHGLAAGLAKMPGPKTVVFLTDGFITQEVETTLRSVVGQAARAGARFYAIDVRGLNRGANPEILNQRAVEDPAGPPPIQLDWAEDAPNSLSVDTGGMMIRNENDIGRALERIAQDAGRYYVLAYQPANTNFDGKYRAIEVRVRRPGVRVRARRGYLALEPARMLIPRPIAAPSEGGAGNAAGGGAAAAPESTAVRASSPAPTTPGAVVAGKGAPSGAARLRPDAAGNVAALSAGNTTDAGALAGKGWDAYQRGDVEAALGPLSEAAAAPDARPWVLYALGLSQAALGKPADAALSWERVRQAAPDFQPVYIDLADTYVQLSNTTSALTVLRDAEKRWPDSDDVHNAIGVIHVSRGALDDAIASFQKAVASARAEALGYLNLGRAYELRYTRGRRWVQSQRRWVAPTGDRRRAVEAYERCVKLGGPYAAQASEALSRLDWSR; this comes from the coding sequence GTGAAGTGGAGAATTGGCGGCCCGGCCATGTGCGTGTTGGCCGTGGCGGGCGTGCTCTCGGCGCAGACCGCTCCGCAACAACCGCAGCAGCCTCTCTTTCGATCCGGCGTCCAAGTCGTCGAAGTCGACGTCCGCGTGTTCGACCGCGACGGCAGGTTCGTCCACGATCTCACCAAAGACGATTTCGAGCTGGTCGAGGGGGGTTCCGCGCAGCAGATCCAGACGGTGTTCCTCGTCGACGAGGGTGGCGCCACGCTGCTGCCCGCCACACCGGCTCCCGCCGACGAGCCGGCCACGCCGCCCGCGCGTGCCGCCGTTCCCGGCGCGCGCCACACCTGGATCTTCTTCTTCGATCTCAACCACCTCACTCCCGGCGGCGGCTTCGATCGGGCGCGCCAGGCGGTCCACGACTTTATCCGCGATCGATTCAAGCAGGGAGACCTCGGCGGCGTCGTCGACGGCACGCGAATGGTCAACAACAGGCTCACGAGCGTTCGCGAAGAGTTGGTGGCCGCCGCCTCGAGCGTGAAGCCGCTGAATGAGAGGCGCCGCCTCTACATGGAGATGTCGCGCGAGTGGCCTCCACTGCTGGATGAATACGAGGTCTGGCAGATCAGCCGGAACGATCGCGACGCCCTCCAGCGCGCCGTTATCCGCGCGTGCTCGGAAGACCCGAACGCCTGCGGGCGGGTCGATCCGGAGCCGCAGATTCGCGCGAAGGCGCAGCGGGTACACAGCGAGCTGCAGCGCAGCTCGATGCAGACGCTCAACGCCGTGCACGGGCTCGCCGCGGGGCTGGCGAAGATGCCCGGACCGAAGACCGTCGTGTTTCTCACCGACGGTTTCATCACGCAGGAGGTCGAGACGACGCTGCGAAGCGTCGTGGGCCAGGCGGCCAGGGCGGGCGCGCGCTTCTACGCCATCGACGTGCGCGGCCTGAACCGCGGCGCGAACCCGGAGATTCTCAATCAGCGCGCCGTGGAGGACCCGGCCGGTCCCCCGCCGATTCAGCTCGACTGGGCCGAGGACGCGCCGAACAGCCTTTCGGTGGACACGGGCGGGATGATGATCCGCAACGAGAACGACATCGGCCGCGCGCTCGAGCGGATCGCGCAGGACGCGGGGCGCTATTACGTGCTCGCGTACCAGCCCGCCAACACGAACTTCGACGGGAAGTACAGGGCAATCGAGGTTCGTGTCAGGCGCCCCGGCGTGCGCGTCCGAGCGCGACGCGGGTACCTGGCGCTCGAGCCGGCAAGGATGCTCATCCCGAGGCCGATCGCCGCTCCCTCAGAAGGCGGCGCAGGCAACGCTGCCGGCGGCGGCGCGGCGGCGGCACCTGAGTCCACCGCGGTGCGGGCCTCCTCGCCTGCGCCGACAACGCCGGGCGCGGTCGTCGCCGGAAAGGGCGCACCGTCAGGCGCCGCGCGCCTTCGGCCGGATGCGGCAGGAAACGTCGCTGCCCTTTCCGCGGGGAACACCACGGATGCCGGCGCGCTGGCCGGCAAGGGATGGGACGCGTATCAACGAGGGGACGTGGAAGCGGCGCTGGGGCCGCTCTCGGAGGCCGCGGCCGCTCCCGATGCAAGGCCCTGGGTGCTGTACGCGCTGGGCCTGTCGCAGGCTGCCCTCGGAAAGCCCGCGGATGCCGCGCTCTCGTGGGAGCGCGTCCGACAGGCGGCACCCGATTTCCAGCCGGTGTACATCGATCTCGCGGACACCTACGTGCAGCTCTCGAACACCACCAGCGCGCTCACCGTGCTTCGCGATGCCGAGAAGCGCTGGCCGGATAGCGACGACGTGCACAATGCCATCGGCGTCATTCACGTGTCGCGCGGCGCGCTGGACGACGCGATCGCGTCGTTTCAGAAAGCCGTCGCCTCCGCGCGGGCCGAGGCGCTCGGCTATCTGAACCTCGGTCGCGCCTACGAGTTGCGCTACACGCGGGGGCGCCGGTGGGTGCAGAGCCAGCGCCGCTGGGTGGCACCGACCGGCGACCGTCGGCGCGCAGTGGAGGCCTACGAGCGATGCGTGAAGCTCGGAGGCCCGTACGCGGCTCAGGCCTCCGAGGCCCTCAGCAGGCTCGATTGGAGCAGGTAA
- a CDS encoding tetratricopeptide repeat protein yields the protein MIQSKLAATTALVLALVFAAASAAEAQAWRGMGRVAGKVVDESGKPIEGVVVKAALPAAGNAGPSEGKTNRKGEWAFGGIARGSWALDFVKEGYETKSISISVSEVSRIPPMEIVMKKAAVVVDPNVEIKEQLTKAAGLLNEKKFAEARAIYEGLSAKYPEVKQFQPLIARAYYGEGNKEKAIEFLRAAAESDPENIEVRLLLGNTMVETGQAEEGRKILESIDESKVTDPTFYVNAGIEMINNGKQAQAVTWFDRAIARFPDHPDAYYYRGISRVALGNAAGAKEDLEKFVSIAPPDAPELATAKKILESLK from the coding sequence ATGATCCAAAGCAAGCTTGCAGCAACGACGGCGCTCGTGCTCGCGCTCGTCTTCGCGGCGGCCTCCGCCGCCGAGGCGCAGGCGTGGCGCGGGATGGGCCGTGTCGCCGGCAAGGTCGTGGACGAGAGCGGGAAGCCGATCGAGGGCGTCGTCGTGAAGGCGGCGCTTCCGGCCGCTGGCAACGCGGGGCCGTCCGAGGGGAAGACGAACAGGAAAGGGGAGTGGGCGTTCGGTGGGATCGCGCGCGGCAGCTGGGCGCTCGATTTCGTCAAGGAGGGCTACGAGACGAAGAGCATCTCGATCTCGGTGAGCGAGGTGTCGCGCATTCCGCCGATGGAAATCGTCATGAAGAAAGCGGCGGTCGTGGTCGATCCCAACGTCGAGATCAAGGAACAGCTCACGAAGGCGGCCGGGCTGCTCAACGAGAAGAAGTTCGCCGAGGCGCGGGCGATCTACGAGGGGCTGTCGGCGAAGTACCCCGAGGTGAAGCAATTTCAGCCGCTCATCGCGCGGGCGTACTACGGCGAGGGGAACAAGGAAAAGGCGATCGAGTTCCTGCGGGCCGCGGCGGAGTCCGATCCTGAAAACATCGAGGTGCGCCTGCTGCTCGGGAACACCATGGTGGAAACCGGGCAGGCCGAAGAGGGACGGAAGATTCTGGAGTCGATCGACGAGAGCAAGGTGACGGATCCGACCTTTTACGTGAACGCCGGGATCGAGATGATCAACAACGGGAAACAGGCGCAGGCGGTGACGTGGTTCGACAGGGCGATCGCACGCTTCCCGGACCACCCCGATGCTTACTACTACCGCGGCATCTCGAGGGTGGCGCTCGGAAACGCCGCCGGCGCGAAGGAAGACCTGGAGAAATTCGTTTCGATCGCGCCGCCCGACGCGCCGGAGCTGGCCACGGCGAAGAAGATCCTGGAGTCACTCAAGTAA
- a CDS encoding TonB-dependent receptor produces the protein MRTTVRGAVCLAMLAMFNAPAAAQVFTGRIEVTVTDTTGAVLPGATVDVNGPQNRSTETDAKGTAVFLNLAPGTYAVRAALAGFSGYNNPHVPVSAGVSVPLRAVLAISGVTQEVEVTAESPVIDPKKLTTSTNVTYEELQQVPSARDPWVVLQTVPGVVVDRVNVGGAESGQQSNYQAKGAASADNTWNMDGVPITDMAALGSSPTYYDFDMFQEMQVTTGGADLTNATPGVALNFVLKGGGNTPHGSARVYYENEDMQSNNMPSDLAKTIGGKTGKGNRIDEYTDYGFEIGGPILRDRLWGWGAYGKTDVTLLTLANTPDQTILDNRSLKFTGQATSAVRGSYTYFRGDKVKFGRNAGPTRPPETTWNQSGPSPVHKGEGNFVLGNDLFLTGRYSYVGGGFQLTPQGGLGTNWYVDDGGISRGSYYHYETTRPQWATAAEGNFFRGNHEIRFGFGWRRADVDSSTIVPGNGIISYHIGYPQMYAEVTAWNHSTSAKGVYTHAYVGDTLTWNRLTLNVGVRWDRQASSVNEFTQPGNPALPTLLPDLTGAAADDVVVWNSVTPRIGLSYAVDESRRTLLRASYGAFASQLNATAGNFLSAVQYRGVYFYATDTNGNRFVDPGELDLAGGPVDWYGLDPAKPSALTPIHRVGDYSTPITHEVQFGVDRELMPNFGVSGTFSWRRFTNFNWRNNGLTGVDYVQIATLTGSAEPIGSYDAPIYGPTRLPENRAATIYRDRDGYSQRYLGFEVAATKRLSNRWMARLGFSTNDHREYFDTAGAMTDPTPTPTNPNKDGGLVIRQSTGSGKSGIYQVLPKYQFVATGLYQAPWGINLAANMVTRQGFSTPYFRNLVPTADPIAPRKTVLLVDDVGDLRLPTVASLDARVGKEIAINRARINVDLDVFNVMNSNTVLGREYNLRLTTANQVREIMNPRVLRLGLRFNF, from the coding sequence TTGAGAACGACTGTACGGGGGGCCGTGTGCCTGGCCATGCTGGCCATGTTCAACGCCCCCGCCGCCGCGCAGGTTTTCACCGGACGCATCGAGGTCACGGTGACAGACACGACCGGCGCGGTGCTTCCCGGCGCCACAGTGGACGTCAACGGTCCCCAGAATCGCTCGACCGAGACGGATGCGAAAGGGACTGCGGTGTTCCTCAACCTCGCGCCCGGCACCTACGCGGTGCGAGCCGCTCTGGCGGGCTTCAGTGGCTACAACAACCCGCACGTCCCGGTCAGCGCCGGCGTCTCCGTGCCGCTGAGGGCCGTGTTGGCGATCAGTGGCGTCACGCAGGAGGTCGAAGTCACGGCGGAATCGCCGGTCATCGATCCGAAGAAACTGACGACCTCCACCAACGTGACGTACGAAGAGCTCCAGCAGGTTCCCTCGGCGCGCGATCCTTGGGTCGTTCTCCAGACCGTCCCCGGCGTCGTGGTGGACCGCGTGAACGTGGGCGGCGCCGAGTCCGGACAGCAGTCGAACTACCAGGCGAAGGGCGCCGCGAGCGCCGACAACACGTGGAACATGGACGGCGTTCCCATCACGGACATGGCCGCGCTCGGTTCCTCGCCGACGTACTACGACTTCGACATGTTCCAGGAAATGCAGGTCACGACGGGCGGCGCGGATCTCACGAACGCGACGCCGGGCGTGGCGCTGAACTTCGTGTTGAAGGGCGGCGGCAACACGCCGCACGGTTCGGCCCGCGTGTACTACGAGAACGAGGACATGCAGTCGAACAACATGCCGTCCGACCTCGCGAAGACGATTGGCGGCAAGACGGGGAAGGGCAACCGCATCGACGAGTACACGGACTACGGCTTCGAAATCGGCGGCCCGATCCTCCGCGATCGCCTCTGGGGCTGGGGCGCGTACGGCAAGACGGACGTGACGCTGCTCACGCTCGCCAATACGCCCGACCAGACGATCCTGGACAACCGCTCGCTGAAGTTCACGGGGCAGGCGACCAGCGCCGTCCGCGGGTCATACACGTACTTCCGCGGCGACAAGGTGAAGTTCGGCCGCAACGCGGGCCCGACGCGTCCTCCCGAGACGACGTGGAACCAGAGCGGTCCGAGCCCGGTGCACAAGGGCGAGGGTAACTTCGTGCTTGGGAACGACCTGTTCCTGACGGGCCGCTACTCGTACGTTGGCGGCGGATTCCAGCTCACGCCGCAGGGCGGCCTCGGCACCAACTGGTACGTCGACGACGGCGGCATCAGCCGCGGCTCGTACTACCACTACGAGACGACGCGGCCCCAGTGGGCGACCGCGGCGGAGGGCAACTTCTTCCGAGGGAACCACGAGATCAGGTTCGGCTTCGGCTGGCGCCGGGCCGACGTGGACTCGAGCACGATCGTGCCCGGCAACGGGATCATCTCGTACCACATCGGCTATCCCCAGATGTACGCCGAGGTCACGGCGTGGAATCACTCGACTTCTGCGAAGGGCGTGTACACGCACGCGTACGTGGGTGACACGCTCACGTGGAACCGCCTCACGCTGAACGTCGGTGTCCGGTGGGATCGCCAGGCGTCCTCGGTGAACGAGTTCACGCAGCCGGGCAATCCCGCGCTGCCGACGCTGCTGCCGGACCTCACCGGCGCGGCGGCCGACGACGTTGTCGTCTGGAACTCGGTGACCCCGCGCATCGGCCTTTCGTACGCGGTCGACGAGAGCCGGCGGACCCTGCTCCGCGCCAGCTACGGCGCCTTCGCGTCGCAGCTCAATGCCACGGCCGGGAATTTCCTCTCGGCGGTGCAGTACAGGGGCGTGTACTTCTACGCAACGGACACGAACGGCAACCGCTTCGTTGATCCGGGCGAGCTGGATCTGGCCGGAGGCCCCGTCGACTGGTACGGGCTCGACCCGGCCAAGCCGTCGGCGTTGACGCCAATCCACCGGGTGGGAGACTACAGCACGCCGATCACCCACGAAGTGCAGTTCGGCGTGGACCGGGAGCTGATGCCGAACTTCGGCGTGAGCGGCACGTTCTCGTGGCGCCGGTTCACCAACTTCAACTGGCGGAACAACGGTCTCACCGGCGTCGACTACGTGCAGATTGCTACGCTGACGGGCAGCGCGGAGCCGATTGGGTCGTACGACGCGCCGATTTACGGCCCGACGCGCCTGCCGGAGAATCGCGCCGCCACGATCTACAGAGACCGCGACGGGTACAGCCAGCGCTACCTGGGATTCGAGGTCGCCGCCACCAAGCGGCTCTCGAACCGGTGGATGGCCCGTCTGGGCTTCTCCACGAACGACCACCGGGAGTACTTCGACACCGCCGGGGCGATGACCGACCCGACGCCGACGCCAACCAATCCGAACAAGGACGGCGGCCTGGTGATCCGGCAGAGCACCGGCAGCGGCAAGAGCGGCATCTACCAGGTGCTGCCGAAGTATCAGTTCGTCGCCACCGGCCTGTACCAGGCGCCCTGGGGCATCAACCTGGCGGCGAACATGGTCACACGGCAGGGCTTCTCGACGCCGTACTTCCGTAACCTGGTACCGACCGCCGACCCGATCGCGCCGAGAAAGACCGTGCTCCTGGTCGACGACGTCGGCGACCTGCGCCTGCCGACGGTGGCTTCCCTCGACGCCCGCGTCGGTAAGGAGATCGCCATCAACCGCGCGCGGATCAACGTGGACCTCGACGTGTTCAACGTGATGAACTCGAATACGGTGCTGGGCCGCGAGTACAACCTCCGCCTCACCACGGCGAACCAGGTGCGCGAGATCATGAACCCGCGTGTCCTGCGTCTGGGGCTCCGGTTCAATTTCTAG
- a CDS encoding TonB-dependent receptor yields MGHHTKAGTVLVSAIAAVLLAIAPASAQGPTSGSINGTVTDNTGAILPGVTVTATSPALLGAQTAVTNEHGLYRFPAVPPGVYKLTYELTGFSSVVRDSVQVPLGFTATINVQLAIGTLQESVTVSGESPVVDTQNTTVQNNFNSEMLKSIPNARDIWSLMAEAPGMTVSRFDVGGSTAGTQTGYTSYGTGGQNRVQIDGANTTEGTDAAGFYFDYGAFEEISFGASNASDAQMPTPGVMINTVLKSGGNEVHGDVYVDYENESLQGDNTKDLKSLGVGEGTRIRKYYDPNLNLGGPIRKDKLWYFTSFRNQEIATSTTGWPFDGDPSSAPDFLTRLQNITYKLTYQLNQNNKLTHFLQWGRKYQPYRDAEATRSVDAVYSQDSFSWAGKVEWNHIVNPTLFFDVRVGTFGYNWPNLPYAPNGSVAKSKGELNYRWSDQITGNVAGGFAGDRRDRRRYQYEAVGNWYRDGLLGANHSLKFGWTSEWEAIEFERFGARDSLELIFRSTSGVDFTTPFRVTLQNGPTTADDSLWHHGAFLQDQVSIGSRLTLNVGARWDYYNAYEPEQDVREGPWRDFFYGGQPLQTSAGAYSIPASPFAGAWMVPERKDIIVLKNVAPRVGLSWDVRGDGKTVVKVNWGRFYFNPGVSFSDDVNPLQLTTATFGWADRNRDRKFELGELGPFVSLAGGARNTVEQGIKSAYTDEANVFFERQIIPNLGLRVGYVWKKQNNQWDLIDVARPFELWSVTRAATDPGVDGQRGTSDDGQVTAYDLAQVTTSRFEWQARDDYDQSYKNVDLTLSKRMSNRWSVVASYLFTWRNESWNGSPQNPNEALNNFTDDTIWTFKLFGTYQGPWGVNISPVLRHQSGDPLPRRVSVTTNGGTFNVLVEPSGTYRETNVTIFDTRFEKLVQLPGSKRLGLFFDAYNINNSNAFQTQDSITGLRTVTVAGASSQVPRFLYPTVVISPRIFKFGARFSF; encoded by the coding sequence ATGGGCCACCACACCAAGGCGGGCACTGTACTTGTGTCGGCGATCGCGGCAGTCCTGCTCGCGATCGCGCCGGCATCGGCACAGGGCCCCACATCGGGCAGCATCAACGGGACGGTCACGGATAACACCGGCGCGATTCTGCCCGGAGTGACCGTTACCGCGACCAGCCCCGCACTCCTTGGAGCGCAGACCGCGGTCACCAATGAGCACGGCCTTTATCGATTTCCTGCCGTACCCCCGGGTGTGTACAAGCTGACGTACGAGCTCACCGGGTTCTCGTCGGTCGTGCGCGACAGCGTCCAGGTGCCGCTCGGGTTCACCGCCACGATCAACGTGCAGCTCGCCATCGGCACTCTCCAGGAAAGCGTCACCGTTTCCGGCGAGTCGCCCGTGGTGGACACGCAGAACACCACCGTTCAGAACAATTTCAACTCCGAGATGTTGAAATCGATCCCGAACGCGCGCGACATCTGGTCGCTGATGGCGGAAGCGCCGGGCATGACCGTGAGCCGCTTCGACGTCGGCGGATCGACGGCCGGCACGCAGACCGGCTACACGTCGTACGGCACCGGTGGGCAGAACCGCGTGCAGATTGACGGCGCGAACACCACGGAAGGCACCGACGCGGCCGGGTTCTACTTCGACTACGGCGCGTTCGAAGAGATCTCGTTCGGCGCCTCGAACGCCTCCGACGCGCAGATGCCCACGCCGGGCGTGATGATCAACACGGTCCTGAAGTCGGGCGGCAACGAGGTGCACGGCGACGTGTACGTCGACTACGAGAACGAGAGCCTGCAGGGAGACAACACGAAGGACCTCAAGTCGCTCGGGGTCGGCGAGGGCACGCGGATCAGGAAATACTACGATCCGAACCTCAACCTTGGCGGGCCGATCCGCAAGGACAAGCTGTGGTACTTCACGTCCTTCCGCAACCAGGAGATCGCGACCTCAACCACGGGATGGCCGTTCGACGGCGACCCGTCGAGCGCGCCGGACTTCCTGACGCGGCTGCAGAACATCACGTACAAGCTGACGTACCAGCTCAACCAGAACAACAAGCTCACCCACTTCCTGCAGTGGGGGCGGAAGTACCAGCCGTACCGCGATGCTGAAGCGACGCGATCGGTGGACGCCGTGTACTCGCAGGACAGCTTCTCGTGGGCCGGCAAGGTCGAGTGGAACCACATCGTGAACCCGACGCTGTTCTTCGACGTGCGTGTCGGCACCTTCGGGTACAACTGGCCGAACCTGCCGTACGCGCCGAATGGAAGCGTGGCCAAGAGCAAAGGAGAGCTCAACTACCGCTGGAGCGACCAGATCACCGGCAACGTGGCTGGTGGTTTTGCGGGCGATCGTCGCGATCGCCGTCGCTACCAGTACGAGGCCGTGGGCAATTGGTACCGGGATGGGCTGCTGGGCGCGAATCACTCGCTGAAGTTTGGATGGACGAGCGAGTGGGAGGCGATCGAATTCGAACGGTTCGGCGCGCGCGACAGCCTGGAGTTGATCTTCAGGAGTACGAGCGGCGTGGACTTCACGACGCCGTTCCGCGTCACGCTGCAGAACGGGCCGACGACCGCCGACGACTCGCTGTGGCACCACGGCGCCTTCCTCCAGGACCAGGTGTCGATCGGATCGCGCCTGACGCTGAACGTGGGCGCCCGGTGGGATTACTACAACGCGTACGAGCCGGAGCAGGACGTCCGCGAGGGGCCGTGGCGCGACTTCTTCTACGGCGGCCAGCCGCTGCAGACCTCGGCGGGCGCCTACTCGATACCGGCCTCTCCCTTCGCCGGCGCCTGGATGGTGCCCGAGCGCAAGGACATCATCGTCCTGAAGAACGTCGCGCCGCGCGTCGGCCTGTCGTGGGACGTGCGCGGCGACGGCAAGACCGTCGTCAAGGTGAACTGGGGCAGGTTCTACTTCAATCCTGGCGTGAGCTTCAGCGATGACGTGAATCCGCTTCAGCTGACGACCGCCACTTTCGGCTGGGCCGACCGGAACAGGGACCGGAAGTTTGAGCTCGGCGAACTGGGCCCCTTCGTCAGCCTTGCGGGTGGCGCGCGGAACACGGTGGAACAAGGCATCAAGAGCGCGTACACCGACGAAGCGAATGTGTTCTTCGAGCGCCAGATTATTCCGAATCTCGGGCTCCGCGTCGGCTATGTCTGGAAGAAGCAGAACAACCAGTGGGACCTGATCGACGTCGCGCGCCCGTTCGAGCTCTGGAGCGTGACCCGTGCGGCCACGGATCCCGGCGTGGACGGCCAGAGAGGTACGAGCGACGACGGGCAGGTCACCGCCTACGATCTGGCGCAGGTGACCACCAGCCGCTTCGAGTGGCAGGCGCGCGACGACTACGACCAGAGCTACAAGAACGTCGACCTGACGCTCAGCAAGCGGATGTCGAACCGGTGGTCGGTCGTCGCGTCGTATCTCTTCACCTGGAGAAACGAGAGTTGGAACGGATCGCCGCAGAACCCCAACGAGGCGCTGAATAACTTCACGGACGACACGATCTGGACGTTCAAGCTCTTCGGCACCTACCAGGGGCCGTGGGGGGTGAACATCTCGCCCGTGCTGCGCCACCAGTCGGGTGACCCGCTCCCGCGCCGTGTCAGCGTCACGACCAACGGCGGGACGTTCAACGTGCTGGTCGAGCCCTCGGGGACGTACCGCGAGACGAACGTGACGATCTTCGATACGCGGTTCGAGAAACTGGTCCAGCTGCCCGGCTCGAAGCGGCTCGGCCTCTTCTTCGACGCGTACAACATCAACAACTCGAACGCGTTCCAGACGCAGGACAGCATCACGGGGCTTCGCACGGTCACCGTGGCCGGCGCCAGTTCGCAGGTGCCGCGCTTCCTGTATCCGACCGTTGTGATCTCGCCGCGGATCTTCAAGTTCGGGGCGAGGTTCTCTTTCTGA
- a CDS encoding TetR/AcrR family transcriptional regulator, which translates to MPRAEASRVDEPVASGKRELILRAAIAVFARRGFFNSQVADVARQAGVAAGTVYLYFRSKDELLVSIFERTMKEARAEARAALDGLEDPVERLEALARVHLGRLGRDRDLAVVFQVELRQSTKFMERLSTTYLREYLGLMRDTIAGAQARGAFRKELNPTVAAKVFFGALDEMATNWILSKRRYSLVNDANGVLDILLNGFTTKGAKS; encoded by the coding sequence ATGCCCCGCGCCGAAGCCTCCCGCGTCGACGAACCGGTTGCCTCCGGCAAACGCGAGCTCATCCTGCGCGCCGCTATCGCCGTCTTCGCCCGCCGCGGATTCTTCAATTCGCAAGTGGCTGACGTCGCACGACAGGCCGGCGTCGCCGCCGGCACTGTCTACCTGTACTTCCGCAGCAAGGATGAGCTGCTCGTCTCGATTTTCGAGCGCACGATGAAGGAGGCCCGCGCCGAAGCGCGCGCGGCGCTCGACGGTCTGGAGGATCCCGTCGAACGCCTCGAGGCGCTCGCGCGGGTGCACCTCGGCCGGCTCGGCCGCGACCGGGACCTCGCGGTCGTCTTCCAGGTGGAGCTGCGCCAGTCGACCAAGTTCATGGAGCGGCTTTCGACGACGTACCTGCGCGAGTACCTCGGACTGATGCGCGACACGATCGCCGGCGCGCAGGCGCGCGGGGCGTTCCGCAAGGAACTCAACCCGACGGTTGCCGCGAAGGTCTTCTTCGGCGCGCTCGACGAGATGGCCACCAACTGGATCCTTTCCAAGCGGCGCTACTCGCTCGTGAACGACGCGAACGGCGT